A window of the Streptomyces luomodiensis genome harbors these coding sequences:
- a CDS encoding MbtH family protein — protein MTNPFDDENGSFLVLLNDEGQYSLWPAFAEVPAGWRVVFGEDARKNCLDYIEENWRDMRPKSLIDQLT, from the coding sequence ATGACCAACCCGTTCGACGACGAAAACGGTTCGTTTCTGGTCCTGCTGAACGACGAGGGCCAGTATTCGCTGTGGCCCGCCTTCGCCGAGGTACCGGCCGGATGGCGGGTCGTATTCGGCGAGGACGCCCGCAAGAACTGCCTGGACTACATCGAGGAGAACTGGCGGGACATGCGCCCCAAGAGCCTCATTGACCAGCTCACATAG